Proteins encoded in a region of the Stieleria neptunia genome:
- a CDS encoding transporter, with product MTVKPLHLLTAVASLFLTTSISTADHPGRKSLADKHGPAGIAGDHVHEKGEWMVEYKYMNMYMEDNRIGDRTVSDSEAIAFGATSSPMTNRMAAPTQMTMEMHMTHVMYGATDNVTLYTMLMLPSLTMDHIRGPMNPAGAGTEFTTHNSGFGDTALGALLRLYSTQRCDWILNLGGTVPTGDIFRTSSTPTAGMMSQALPYPMRLGSGTFNARPGMTVRYFADDWSWGGQVQSDLPMGKNYRDYRLGAEVRLNTWTQYLVCDAFALSLRGEHVWRDNIDGADPQTPDAGISTNVESFRGGYWYNLGIGGQLNWKGNYLNMEIVPTLAQDLDGIQLETDYSIIASWSRAF from the coding sequence ATGACGGTGAAACCCCTTCATCTTCTCACGGCCGTTGCCTCGCTGTTTCTGACCACATCGATTTCAACGGCCGACCATCCCGGACGAAAATCGCTGGCCGACAAACATGGTCCGGCAGGAATCGCGGGCGATCATGTGCACGAAAAGGGCGAATGGATGGTCGAGTACAAGTACATGAACATGTACATGGAAGACAATCGGATCGGCGACCGGACCGTCAGCGATTCCGAGGCGATCGCGTTCGGTGCGACGAGCTCGCCGATGACCAACCGGATGGCGGCCCCGACGCAAATGACGATGGAGATGCACATGACCCACGTGATGTACGGTGCCACCGACAATGTGACGCTGTACACGATGCTGATGTTGCCCAGCTTGACCATGGACCACATCCGCGGTCCGATGAACCCGGCCGGCGCGGGAACCGAATTCACCACCCACAACAGCGGTTTCGGTGACACGGCCTTGGGCGCCTTGCTGCGTCTGTACAGCACCCAGCGCTGCGATTGGATTTTGAATCTGGGCGGGACCGTGCCCACCGGAGACATTTTTCGCACCTCGTCGACACCGACCGCTGGCATGATGTCACAAGCCCTGCCCTACCCGATGCGGCTGGGCAGCGGGACGTTCAACGCACGTCCCGGCATGACCGTGCGGTACTTCGCCGACGATTGGAGCTGGGGTGGGCAGGTGCAGTCCGATCTGCCGATGGGCAAGAACTATCGCGATTACCGTCTCGGTGCCGAAGTCCGCCTCAACACCTGGACCCAGTATCTGGTCTGCGACGCGTTCGCCCTGTCGCTGCGCGGGGAGCACGTCTGGCGTGACAACATTGATGGCGCCGATCCGCAGACACCCGACGCGGGGATCAGCACCAACGTCGAAAGTTTTCGCGGCGGATACTGGTACAACCTGGGCATCGGCGGCCAGTTGAATTGGAAAGGCAACTATCTGAACATGGAAATTGTGCCCACGTTGGCGCAAGATCTGGACGGAATCCAGTTGGAGACGGACTATTCGATCATTGCCAGTTGGTCGCGTGCGTTTTAG